One genomic region from Ornithinimicrobium flavum encodes:
- a CDS encoding proton-conducting transporter membrane subunit, with product MTLDLNLVAVLPVLAPLVAAVLVLLLDAAVPGGRDGHLTVAAGGLVAGALGTVPGLGLGAGDVRGALCLPDGGPCLYVADRLTSTLQLAALLAALVVLVLTWRDWADPGDGSDRTGRTPVVAALLLGATGGVVAVPAAGDLGTLLVSLELATLPTVALVALVRTTWADERRARAVEGAVALLTTSLVSFALLALGAALWVAATGTALLGAAGGAAGSVDHPPLLVLAAVLLVAGLAFKVSAVPFHAWTPVTYAAAPLPVTAYLATVSKVAALGALVVVVRALGAVDGTTLVAVAVLAAASMTLGNLVALTQSDTVRLLAWSTVAQAGWVLLPLVSLSSRAAHAAGSYLLVYVVATLLAFVVVAAVARSRGSGGTALEEHRGLLRSRPLLALPLALALLTLAGLPPGIAGVVAKIVALRPVLGGGSEWLWLALVAAGNIALGIAVYLRWLAVVVGAPAAVGRRGDGDTQGDPDAGEARHTPVPVAVLVGLLTAVLVAGSVMPLGIV from the coding sequence GTGACTCTCGATCTGAACCTCGTGGCGGTGCTGCCCGTCCTGGCCCCCCTCGTCGCGGCGGTGCTGGTGCTGCTGCTCGATGCCGCCGTCCCCGGCGGCCGCGACGGTCACCTCACCGTCGCCGCCGGCGGCCTGGTGGCAGGGGCCCTGGGCACGGTTCCCGGTCTGGGCCTCGGAGCCGGCGACGTCCGCGGCGCCCTGTGCCTGCCGGACGGCGGCCCGTGCCTCTACGTCGCGGACCGGCTGACCTCCACGCTCCAGCTGGCGGCGCTGCTGGCCGCGCTCGTCGTCCTGGTCCTCACCTGGCGCGACTGGGCGGACCCCGGGGACGGGTCGGACCGGACCGGACGCACCCCGGTCGTGGCCGCGCTGCTGCTGGGGGCCACGGGCGGCGTCGTCGCCGTCCCCGCGGCCGGGGACCTCGGGACGCTGCTGGTCTCCCTCGAGCTGGCGACCCTGCCGACCGTGGCGCTGGTCGCCCTGGTCCGCACCACGTGGGCCGACGAACGCCGGGCCCGGGCGGTGGAGGGTGCGGTCGCCCTGCTGACGACCTCCCTGGTGTCCTTCGCCCTTCTCGCCCTCGGCGCGGCGCTCTGGGTCGCCGCCACGGGCACCGCCCTCCTCGGTGCCGCCGGAGGGGCCGCCGGGTCCGTCGACCACCCGCCCCTGCTGGTCCTGGCCGCGGTCCTGCTCGTCGCCGGGCTGGCCTTCAAGGTCTCGGCCGTCCCGTTCCACGCCTGGACCCCGGTGACGTATGCGGCCGCGCCGCTGCCCGTCACCGCCTACCTCGCGACCGTGTCCAAGGTGGCGGCGCTCGGGGCCCTGGTGGTCGTGGTCCGGGCGCTGGGCGCCGTCGACGGGACGACCCTGGTCGCCGTGGCCGTCCTGGCAGCCGCCTCGATGACGCTCGGCAACCTGGTCGCCCTCACCCAGAGCGACACCGTCCGGCTGCTGGCCTGGTCGACGGTGGCGCAGGCCGGGTGGGTGCTGCTCCCGCTGGTCTCGCTGTCCTCCCGGGCCGCGCACGCCGCCGGGTCCTACCTGCTGGTCTACGTCGTGGCGACGTTGCTGGCCTTCGTGGTCGTCGCGGCGGTCGCACGGTCCCGCGGGAGCGGCGGCACGGCCCTGGAGGAGCACCGCGGCCTGCTGCGGTCGCGCCCGCTGCTGGCCCTCCCGCTGGCCCTGGCCCTGCTGACCCTGGCGGGCCTGCCGCCCGGCATCGCCGGGGTGGTCGCCAAGATCGTCGCGCTCCGGCCGGTCCTCGGTGGTGGGTCGGAGTGGCTGTGGCTGGCCCTGGTCGCCGCCGGCAACATCGCCCTCGGCATCGCCGTCTACCTGCGCTGGCTCGCCGTCGTCGTCGGTGCCCCCGCGGCGGTCGGCCGCCGGGGTGACGGGGACACGCAGGGGGACCCCGACGCCGGGGAGGCACGGCATACCCCGGTCCCGGTGGCCGTGCTCGTGGGCCTGCTCACGGCCGTGCTCGTGGCGGGCAGCGTCATGCCCCTGGGGATCGTCTGA
- a CDS encoding NADH-quinone oxidoreductase subunit L gives MNLPDLPDVSWGDLQLPSIPVPSLPVPDLWGSPAQWMVLLPALAALAGLTLAGRSNRLGAWIGVGGGLATWAAATWQLYTLARSEDGTRRSGTLGALPLGELEAPLQLLATWPLAWVAWTVATVAVIVQGYARWYLWYDPRYRVFAATVSLFTGAMLLTVLSDDVLLTLVGWEVMGWCSYLLIGHHSAKAGARRAARKALLVTRTADAAFVVGLVILAAGAGTTAMREIVSHWGDLALAHGGPGGWHTVAVCLLVVGVAGKSALFPFQDWLPDAMEGPAPASALIHAATMVAAGTVVLTQLFDLLAVTGPARLLLAVLATVTMLGAAVLAFAQGDLKRLLAWSTVSQVALMLAVLAAATPATGPDAALQHLTAHAWFKALLFLAAGWLGVLVGGTAMAVVASGARRYRVLRRRFAWGLLALAGVPPFVGFFSKELILGTAEVGAAGGGGMASVLVLGAVGAAAPLTAAYCMRAWLVLARPTQAQDLAAAYVHGPVQRIDDFFDEPQVVQEAEGLERAEAAISSTARLGTSFLTLMTVLGGLLVLLPVWRSDVHLDLQLLAATLLLMVVSAVLVRLAAQGVRTRDAAARVPAGLSLAAERGLGADHVYRLVVAGPVLALARGVTWFDREVLDAWVRGAGAGARLLGQVGDLTSPRRATPGLAMVLAGVLVLAAIGVMTS, from the coding sequence ATGAACCTTCCGGACCTGCCCGACGTGAGCTGGGGCGACCTGCAGCTGCCCTCGATTCCGGTCCCGAGCCTGCCGGTGCCCGACCTGTGGGGGAGCCCGGCGCAGTGGATGGTGCTCCTCCCGGCTCTCGCCGCGCTGGCCGGGCTGACCCTTGCCGGCCGCTCCAACCGGCTGGGCGCCTGGATCGGCGTGGGAGGCGGGCTGGCCACCTGGGCTGCGGCGACCTGGCAGCTCTACACGCTCGCCCGCTCCGAGGACGGGACGAGGCGCTCGGGCACCCTGGGCGCCCTGCCGCTGGGCGAGCTCGAGGCGCCCCTGCAGCTGCTGGCGACCTGGCCGCTGGCCTGGGTGGCGTGGACGGTGGCGACCGTGGCCGTCATCGTGCAGGGGTACGCGCGGTGGTACCTCTGGTACGACCCCCGCTACCGCGTCTTCGCGGCGACGGTCTCGCTGTTCACGGGCGCCATGCTGCTCACGGTCCTGTCCGACGACGTGCTGCTCACCCTCGTCGGCTGGGAGGTGATGGGGTGGTGCTCCTACCTGCTCATCGGCCACCACTCCGCCAAGGCCGGCGCCCGACGGGCCGCCCGCAAGGCCCTGCTCGTGACCCGCACCGCGGACGCGGCGTTCGTGGTCGGTCTGGTCATTCTCGCCGCCGGGGCGGGCACCACCGCGATGCGGGAGATCGTGAGCCACTGGGGCGACCTGGCGCTCGCCCACGGGGGACCGGGCGGGTGGCACACCGTGGCGGTCTGCCTGCTCGTCGTCGGCGTGGCCGGCAAGTCGGCGCTCTTCCCCTTCCAGGACTGGCTGCCGGACGCGATGGAGGGCCCGGCGCCCGCCTCCGCGCTCATCCACGCGGCCACGATGGTGGCCGCCGGCACCGTGGTGCTCACCCAGCTCTTCGACCTGCTCGCCGTGACCGGCCCGGCCCGGCTCCTGCTCGCGGTCCTCGCGACCGTGACCATGCTGGGCGCGGCGGTGCTGGCCTTCGCCCAGGGCGACCTCAAACGGCTGCTGGCCTGGTCGACGGTCAGCCAGGTGGCGCTGATGCTCGCCGTGCTCGCCGCGGCCACCCCCGCCACCGGCCCCGACGCCGCCCTCCAGCACCTCACCGCCCATGCCTGGTTCAAGGCCCTGCTCTTCCTGGCGGCCGGCTGGCTCGGGGTCCTGGTCGGCGGCACCGCGATGGCGGTGGTCGCCTCGGGGGCGCGTCGCTACCGCGTGCTGCGGCGCAGGTTCGCGTGGGGGCTGCTCGCGCTCGCCGGCGTGCCGCCCTTCGTCGGGTTCTTCTCCAAGGAGCTCATCCTCGGCACCGCCGAGGTCGGTGCCGCCGGCGGGGGAGGTATGGCGTCCGTGCTCGTCCTGGGCGCGGTGGGTGCCGCGGCCCCGCTCACGGCCGCCTACTGCATGCGGGCCTGGCTCGTCCTGGCCCGGCCCACCCAGGCCCAGGACCTGGCGGCCGCCTACGTGCACGGCCCGGTGCAGCGGATCGACGACTTCTTCGACGAGCCCCAGGTCGTCCAGGAGGCCGAGGGGCTCGAGCGGGCCGAGGCCGCGATCAGCTCGACCGCCCGCCTCGGCACCTCCTTCCTCACCCTCATGACGGTGCTCGGGGGGCTGCTGGTCCTGCTGCCGGTGTGGCGCTCCGACGTCCACCTGGACCTGCAGCTGCTGGCCGCGACCCTGCTCCTCATGGTCGTCAGCGCCGTCCTGGTCCGGCTCGCGGCGCAGGGCGTGCGGACGCGGGACGCCGCAGCCCGGGTGCCCGCCGGTCTGAGTCTCGCCGCCGAACGCGGCCTCGGTGCCGACCACGTCTACCGCCTCGTCGTCGCCGGGCCGGTCCTGGCCCTGGCCCGGGGGGTCACCTGGTTCGACCGGGAGGTCCTGGACGCGTGGGTGCGCGGCGCCGGTGCCGGGGCCCGCCTGCTGGGTCAGGTCGGCGACCTCACCAGCCCGCGGCGCGCGACCCCCGGCCTGGCGATGGTGCTGGCCGGCGTGCTCGTCCTGGCGGCGATCGGGGTGATGACCTCGTGA
- the nuoK gene encoding NADH-quinone oxidoreductase subunit NuoK, whose translation MSGLDVLFVAVGLLTGGAGLLAVTSRHVLHAALWLVVALGGLAGCYLVLGAELVALVQLLVYVGAVVVLVLFALMLTRQGGVPVVTSVPQRVASALVGAGTTVVLGGALLAAFGWGSVEVAGPDNAEVATGIFGTYVWPFELLSALLLLALVAAVASRWRGRPSVVPTTPAGDRTPPPRSRRSRATAATRAERRDPPRPALLFLVAALAGLGVYGILARRHAVLVLVGVELLLGAAGLLLVTVGQTGLAATDPHASAQVLTLFVITIAAAEVVLALAILLALFRARGHVDLHAPLAEHPRDRDRPRDRDRPPAQDGEVA comes from the coding sequence ATGAGCGGTCTTGACGTGCTCTTCGTCGCGGTCGGCCTCCTCACGGGTGGGGCCGGCCTTCTCGCGGTGACCTCCCGGCACGTCCTGCATGCCGCGCTGTGGCTCGTCGTGGCCCTCGGCGGGCTTGCCGGTTGCTACCTGGTGCTGGGCGCGGAGCTGGTGGCCCTGGTCCAGCTGCTCGTCTACGTCGGGGCGGTCGTGGTCCTCGTGCTCTTCGCGCTCATGCTGACGCGGCAGGGCGGGGTGCCGGTGGTGACCTCGGTGCCGCAGCGCGTGGCGTCCGCGCTCGTCGGCGCCGGCACCACCGTGGTGCTCGGCGGTGCGCTCCTCGCCGCCTTCGGGTGGGGCTCGGTGGAGGTCGCCGGTCCTGACAACGCCGAGGTGGCGACCGGGATCTTCGGCACCTACGTGTGGCCCTTCGAGCTGCTGTCCGCGCTGCTGCTCCTGGCCCTGGTGGCCGCGGTCGCGTCGCGGTGGCGCGGGCGCCCGTCGGTGGTGCCGACGACGCCAGCCGGCGACCGGACGCCCCCGCCGAGGTCGAGGCGGTCCAGGGCGACGGCGGCGACGCGGGCGGAGCGTCGTGATCCGCCCCGCCCTGCCCTACTCTTCCTCGTGGCGGCGCTGGCCGGTCTGGGTGTCTACGGCATCCTGGCCCGTCGGCACGCGGTGCTCGTCCTCGTCGGCGTCGAGCTGCTCCTCGGGGCGGCCGGGCTGCTGCTGGTCACCGTCGGGCAGACCGGCCTCGCCGCGACCGACCCGCACGCCTCCGCCCAGGTCCTGACCCTCTTCGTCATCACGATCGCCGCCGCCGAGGTGGTCCTCGCCCTGGCGATCCTGCTCGCCCTCTTCCGAGCCCGGGGTCACGTCGACCTGCACGCGCCGCTCGCCGAGCATCCGCGGGACCGGGACCGCCCGCGGGACCGGGACCGCCCGCCGGCGCAGGACGGGGAGGTCGCATGA
- a CDS encoding 4Fe-4S binding protein: MRSVKGLLAGLRTTARTLRAGAHTAQYPHTSPDLPERSRGVIALLEENCTSCMLCARECPDWCITIDSHKETVEPPPGSGGRARQKNVLDRFDIDYSLCMYCGICVEVCPFDALFWAPDFAYAEGDIRNLLHDKERLGTWMRRVPESTWPEGYEGQQDTPVAPAGQLASEQVEARAAAAVPGDSAVAAETKDEAETKDEATAGEEPDERS, translated from the coding sequence ATGAGGTCGGTCAAGGGTCTGCTCGCGGGGCTGCGCACCACGGCCCGCACCCTCCGGGCGGGTGCGCACACGGCGCAGTACCCCCATACCTCCCCGGACCTGCCCGAGCGCAGCCGGGGCGTGATCGCCCTGCTGGAGGAGAACTGCACGTCCTGCATGCTCTGCGCGCGGGAGTGCCCCGACTGGTGCATCACGATCGACTCGCACAAGGAGACCGTGGAACCGCCACCGGGCAGCGGTGGTCGCGCGCGGCAGAAGAACGTCCTGGACCGCTTCGACATCGACTACTCGCTGTGCATGTACTGCGGCATCTGCGTGGAGGTCTGCCCCTTCGACGCGCTCTTCTGGGCCCCCGACTTCGCCTACGCCGAGGGTGACATCCGCAACCTGCTCCACGACAAGGAGCGGCTGGGCACCTGGATGCGACGGGTGCCGGAGTCGACGTGGCCGGAGGGGTATGAGGGGCAGCAGGACACCCCGGTCGCGCCGGCGGGGCAGCTCGCGAGCGAGCAGGTCGAGGCCCGGGCCGCGGCGGCGGTGCCGGGCGACTCGGCCGTGGCGGCGGAGACGAAGGACGAGGCGGAGACGAAGGACGAGGCGACTGCGGGGGAGGAGCCCGATGAGCGGTCTTGA
- the nuoH gene encoding NADH-quinone oxidoreductase subunit NuoH: MLAELPLALEVALKAVVVMAAFLTLPLALGQLEHKMMGHMQGRLGPMEAGPHGILQLVADGIKFAQKEDVTPAAADRPVFRLAPAVALVPYLVALAAIPWGATWVAADVPASLLLVLAATSVGVIGTLMAGWGSGNKYSLLGGLRAGAQLVSYELPLLLAAASVAMAAGTLSLTGIVQEWSWWWLLWQAPAAFVFLTAAVAELQRTPFDAPVADGEIVFGPLTEYTGLRFAFFLLAEYAGMVVMSLLFAVLFLGGWRGPFGDVAVVGVLWTLLKASLVGVLLLWLRVAWPRVREDQLQRFAWLVLLPVALAQLALTGVVVVMLG; the protein is encoded by the coding sequence ATGCTCGCTGAACTCCCGCTGGCCCTCGAGGTCGCGCTGAAGGCCGTCGTCGTGATGGCGGCCTTCCTCACGCTGCCCCTGGCCCTGGGTCAGCTCGAGCACAAGATGATGGGGCACATGCAGGGCCGGCTCGGCCCGATGGAGGCCGGGCCGCACGGCATCCTCCAGCTGGTCGCCGACGGCATCAAGTTCGCGCAGAAGGAGGACGTGACCCCGGCGGCGGCGGACCGGCCGGTCTTCCGCCTCGCGCCCGCCGTCGCCCTCGTCCCCTACCTCGTCGCGCTGGCCGCGATCCCCTGGGGCGCGACCTGGGTCGCCGCCGACGTGCCGGCCAGCCTGCTGCTCGTGCTGGCCGCCACGAGCGTCGGGGTGATCGGCACCCTCATGGCCGGCTGGGGGTCCGGCAACAAGTACTCCCTCCTGGGGGGTCTGCGTGCGGGCGCCCAGCTCGTCTCCTACGAGCTGCCCCTGCTGCTCGCGGCGGCGAGCGTCGCGATGGCGGCCGGCACCCTGTCGCTCACCGGCATCGTCCAGGAGTGGTCGTGGTGGTGGCTGCTGTGGCAGGCGCCCGCGGCCTTCGTCTTCCTGACCGCGGCCGTGGCCGAGCTGCAGCGGACGCCGTTCGACGCGCCGGTCGCCGACGGTGAGATCGTCTTCGGCCCGCTGACCGAGTACACCGGCCTCCGCTTCGCCTTCTTCCTGCTCGCCGAGTACGCCGGCATGGTCGTGATGTCCCTGCTCTTCGCCGTGCTCTTCCTCGGCGGCTGGCGGGGCCCCTTCGGGGACGTCGCGGTGGTCGGGGTCCTCTGGACCCTGCTCAAGGCCTCGCTGGTCGGCGTCCTGCTGCTGTGGCTGCGGGTGGCCTGGCCGCGCGTGAGGGAGGACCAGCTGCAGCGCTTCGCCTGGCTGGTGCTCCTCCCCGTCGCGCTGGCCCAGCTGGCCCTCACCGGCGTCGTGGTGGTGATGCTCGGATGA
- a CDS encoding VOC family protein codes for MPSRPRIQATSVSLSTPHPRRLARFYADLLGVEVARSEGPREGEPAEAGWAQLRAAAGATGMTINLEWDPHFVRPVWPSTPGEQQPQAHLDLAVDDLEQAQAWALACGASTHPHQPQQDVRVMVDPDGHPFCLFTG; via the coding sequence ATGCCGTCTCGCCCCCGGATCCAGGCCACCTCGGTCAGCCTCAGCACGCCGCACCCGCGGCGGCTCGCGCGGTTCTACGCCGACCTGCTCGGGGTGGAGGTGGCGCGCAGCGAGGGCCCGCGCGAGGGTGAGCCGGCCGAGGCCGGCTGGGCCCAGCTGCGAGCGGCGGCGGGCGCCACCGGGATGACCATCAACCTGGAGTGGGACCCCCACTTCGTGCGGCCGGTCTGGCCCAGCACGCCGGGGGAGCAGCAGCCGCAGGCGCACCTGGACCTCGCGGTGGACGACCTGGAGCAGGCGCAGGCCTGGGCGCTCGCGTGCGGCGCCTCGACCCACCCCCACCAGCCGCAGCAGGACGTCCGGGTCATGGTCGACCCGGACGGGCACCCGTTCTGCCTGTTCACCGGGTGA